A window of the Pseudomonas furukawaii genome harbors these coding sequences:
- a CDS encoding cytochrome P450 has protein sequence MSTNSTSALDLKNNYSAVSETYRGTNLDIHAVCREQRLKSPIYEGDFIAQFGVPTNAGVQQGTRPTFALFKYQDVMAVLRDGNTFTSGFIAEGLGAFFDGLVILAMDGEPHRKVRALLQPAFMPESVNKWRGQIDELIREEFLKPLVPQKKADLMEFGLELPIRIMYALMGFPSDDPSKYKQYAAWALAMVGGNQIDPAKMEDARKRAGIAVKGLYDAIQEVVVRRRAEGSQGDDVIGRLLRAEFEGRTLDDHEVITFTRSLLPAAGETTTRMFGSVMALLLTTPGLLERVKADRSLIPKLMDETTRYEPVATFKVRETARDVEFHGVKIPKGSFVQCMVVSANRDEDAFENPEVFDIDRKLKPSFGFGFGPHMCIGQFIAKVEINCSINAILDLFPNIRLDPTQPAPVIEGAQLRGTSSLPVIWD, from the coding sequence ATGAGCACCAATAGCACTTCCGCCCTGGACCTCAAGAATAACTACTCCGCTGTCTCCGAAACCTATCGTGGTACCAATCTGGACATCCATGCCGTATGCCGTGAGCAGCGCCTGAAGTCACCGATTTACGAAGGGGACTTTATCGCTCAGTTTGGTGTTCCCACCAATGCTGGCGTCCAGCAGGGTACCCGACCTACTTTCGCTCTGTTCAAGTACCAAGACGTGATGGCTGTGCTGCGCGACGGCAACACTTTCACTAGTGGTTTCATCGCCGAGGGCCTGGGCGCCTTCTTCGACGGCTTGGTGATCCTGGCCATGGACGGTGAGCCCCACCGCAAGGTGCGCGCACTGCTGCAACCGGCCTTCATGCCTGAGAGCGTGAACAAGTGGCGTGGGCAGATCGACGAGCTGATCCGTGAGGAGTTCCTCAAGCCGCTGGTACCGCAGAAGAAGGCCGACCTGATGGAGTTCGGTCTGGAACTGCCGATCCGCATCATGTACGCCCTGATGGGATTCCCCTCCGACGACCCCTCGAAATACAAGCAGTACGCTGCCTGGGCGCTGGCTATGGTCGGTGGCAACCAGATCGATCCAGCGAAGATGGAGGACGCGCGTAAGCGGGCCGGCATCGCGGTGAAGGGGCTGTATGACGCTATCCAGGAAGTCGTGGTGCGCCGCCGCGCCGAGGGTAGTCAAGGCGACGACGTGATTGGTCGTCTGCTACGTGCCGAATTCGAAGGTCGCACCCTGGACGATCACGAGGTGATCACATTCACCCGTTCGTTACTACCCGCTGCTGGTGAAACCACCACGCGGATGTTCGGCTCGGTGATGGCTCTGCTACTCACCACACCGGGACTGTTGGAGCGAGTCAAGGCTGATCGCTCTCTGATACCCAAGCTGATGGACGAAACCACCCGCTACGAGCCGGTGGCTACCTTCAAGGTGCGTGAGACGGCAAGGGACGTAGAGTTCCACGGCGTGAAGATTCCGAAGGGCTCCTTCGTGCAGTGCATGGTGGTGTCCGCTAATCGGGACGAGGATGCCTTCGAGAATCCCGAGGTGTTCGACATCGACCGCAAGCTCAAGCCTTCCTTCGGCTTCGGTTTCGGCCCGCACATGTGCATCGGCCAGTTTATCGCCAAGGTCGAGATTAACTGCTCTATCAACGCCATCCTCGACTTGTTCCCCAATATCCGCCTCGACCCGACACAACCTGCTCCTGTAATCGAGGGCGCGCAGTTGCGTGGCACCTCGTCGCTCCCGGTGATCTGGGACTGA
- a CDS encoding multidrug effflux MFS transporter, which produces MISPATARLLPILLAGLAMLGPFTINIYMPSFAQMKAVFDVTDIELQITLSLYFAAFAFMSLWHGAISDSLGRRPVVIVGLVVFALASAGAAAATRIEQIYVCRVLQGVSAGAGIVIGRAVIRDLYEGAAAQRLYALVIMLFALAPAIGPIVGGWLQVHAGWRASFGFLAMFSTTLLVLVIAFLPETLPPSKRHLFSGHALLIGYRQVLANKPFVLWAMTFALMFAGFFIYVLSAPVFLMRHLGLAETDFIWLFGPATAGMMLGSFLAGRYATRFPTGFCIVTGFAIMGLGSLWNLTVSYLAPAAFGWYLPYLFIYTLGMTLIQPTITLLGLDCVPDRRGLGSSLQLFTQTAFNAVLSALIAPLFWHTPLMLATGAALALVLSLGGFALAWTLSVKRNTEFDESLKGRGSLATPIGIDGRIT; this is translated from the coding sequence TTGATTTCCCCTGCCACGGCAAGACTCCTGCCCATCCTGCTTGCCGGCCTGGCAATGCTGGGTCCGTTCACCATCAACATCTACATGCCCTCCTTCGCGCAGATGAAGGCGGTGTTTGACGTGACGGACATCGAGCTGCAGATCACCCTGTCCCTGTATTTCGCCGCCTTCGCCTTCATGTCGCTCTGGCATGGCGCAATCTCCGACAGCCTGGGACGGCGACCGGTAGTGATAGTCGGCTTGGTGGTGTTCGCGCTGGCATCCGCAGGCGCCGCTGCCGCAACTCGCATCGAGCAGATCTATGTCTGCCGCGTATTGCAAGGCGTCTCCGCTGGAGCCGGCATTGTGATCGGCCGAGCGGTGATTCGGGACCTGTACGAAGGCGCAGCAGCCCAGCGTCTATATGCACTGGTGATCATGTTGTTCGCGCTGGCACCAGCTATAGGGCCGATCGTAGGTGGCTGGCTTCAGGTCCACGCCGGTTGGCGCGCAAGCTTCGGATTCTTGGCAATGTTCAGCACTACATTGCTGGTCCTGGTGATTGCTTTCCTTCCAGAAACACTCCCGCCGTCGAAACGACATTTATTTTCAGGCCACGCTTTGCTGATTGGCTATCGGCAGGTGTTGGCTAACAAACCCTTTGTCCTTTGGGCGATGACCTTTGCCTTGATGTTCGCAGGCTTTTTCATTTACGTGCTGTCTGCACCCGTATTCCTGATGCGACATTTAGGGTTAGCAGAAACCGACTTCATCTGGCTCTTCGGCCCCGCCACTGCAGGAATGATGCTGGGCTCATTTCTGGCCGGCCGGTACGCGACGCGGTTTCCGACTGGCTTCTGCATTGTCACAGGGTTCGCCATTATGGGATTGGGCAGCCTCTGGAACCTTACTGTCAGCTATCTCGCACCTGCAGCATTCGGATGGTATCTACCCTATCTATTCATCTACACACTCGGCATGACGCTGATCCAACCCACCATCACGCTGCTAGGACTAGATTGCGTACCAGATCGGCGTGGCCTGGGCTCTTCATTGCAATTGTTCACCCAGACCGCTTTCAACGCAGTTTTGTCGGCGCTCATCGCCCCCCTCTTCTGGCACACACCACTGATGCTTGCCACGGGTGCGGCACTCGCCTTGGTACTGTCGCTGGGGGGCTTCGCGCTTGCGTGGACACTGTCGGTCAAGCGAAATACAGAGTTCGATGAGAGCCTCAAGGGCAGAGGTTCACTCGCTACACCGATTGGTATCGACGGAAGAATTACCTGA
- a CDS encoding SDR family NAD(P)-dependent oxidoreductase produces the protein MSTGKLAGRVAIITGSGGGLGAECARVLASHGASIAVVDINGDAAESVAESLRSAGSQALGIRTDVSSEEDVHAMVARVKERFGRIDVLHNNAAVLDAEQRQRDRDLCNLDMAAWDRAIAVNLRGAVLCTKHVVPVMLEQSKGSVIFATSGLGMQGDMSLSGYATSKAALMMLPKLVAAQYGKRGIRGNAVQIGLAPQHPLPDALLDIMRDNHCTPELGTPRQIADVVAFLASDESSFVTGTTLVADGGFSSHTPSLVEMRKLFEQMGRTGM, from the coding sequence ATGAGTACAGGAAAGCTTGCGGGGCGGGTTGCAATCATCACAGGTTCCGGGGGCGGTCTGGGCGCCGAATGCGCTCGGGTACTAGCCTCACACGGGGCTAGTATCGCGGTGGTCGATATCAACGGCGATGCTGCGGAGTCAGTGGCGGAATCTTTGCGCTCGGCAGGCAGTCAGGCACTGGGTATCCGAACCGATGTTTCATCGGAAGAGGACGTGCATGCGATGGTCGCGCGGGTCAAGGAGCGATTCGGTCGCATCGATGTGTTGCACAACAACGCTGCGGTGCTGGATGCCGAGCAGCGTCAGCGCGACCGTGATCTCTGCAACCTCGACATGGCGGCATGGGATAGGGCAATTGCGGTTAACTTGCGCGGCGCAGTGCTTTGCACCAAGCATGTAGTTCCGGTGATGCTTGAGCAGAGCAAAGGCTCAGTGATCTTTGCCACGTCCGGTCTAGGAATGCAGGGTGATATGTCGTTGTCGGGGTATGCCACTTCCAAGGCCGCGCTGATGATGCTGCCAAAGCTGGTGGCAGCCCAATACGGCAAGCGTGGTATTCGTGGTAACGCCGTGCAGATTGGATTGGCGCCGCAGCACCCGTTGCCGGACGCCTTGCTGGACATCATGCGCGACAATCACTGTACACCGGAGCTCGGTACCCCACGGCAGATTGCTGACGTGGTGGCCTTTCTGGCGTCCGACGAGTCTTCGTTCGTCACCGGGACAACGCTTGTGGCCGACGGCGGCTTCAGCAGCCATACGCCTTCGCTTGTGGAAATGCGGAAACTGTTTGAGCAAATGGGCCGTACTGGGATGTAG
- a CDS encoding efflux RND transporter permease subunit, with protein sequence MVEQKYNSGMPVVPDLKDFDMSSGGFFERVIFNNRILVIVACLLATVVLGFFATRLQVNASFEKMIPSSSPYIKNYLAYKSELPGLGNSIRVVVENKQGDIYNPDYLLALQKVNDTLYLIPGVDRSWMKSLWMPIVRWKEVTEEGVEGGAVMPADYDGSEASISALRRNIARAGIIGGLVANDGRSSMIVAPLLDTNPQTGEPLNYGEFSRQLEEQLRSMESDKIGIHIVGFSKLVGDLIDGLYAVMLFFGASVIIAAVFVYLYTRCLRSTLLLVGIAVAGVVWLLGLMQLLGYELDPYSILVPFLIFAIGVSHGTQKMNGILQDIGRGTHKYVAARYTFRRLFLTGLTALLCNIVGFAVLVIIDIPVIRDLALTTSIGVAVLIFTKLLLIPVALSYIGVSKKAARIAIEKDRAGEENRGFLGHVWHGLDRFTERRWATAVIALSLGVTAIGSVVMLDLKVGDLDPGAPELRPESRYNRDNAYITAHYGLSSDQFVVIMKTSEDSCRLYQSLQTMDKLAWQLRQTEGVQTTNSLAETVRFITAGMAEGSGKWLTISRDQAITNSSVDAAMISAPGITNQKCSVTPLIAYLADHKADTLNRVLKVTEDFAAQHNTAAESEQPLEFLLAAGNAGIEAATNIEVEKGIVTMYLAVYGATALLCLLTFRSWRATVVALIPLLMTTIICKALMVWLGIGLKVATLPVIAVGVGVGVDYALYLLSVQLAVQERGGSLAVAYRRSLDFTGRVVALIGLTMAAGVVTWAWSPIKFQADMGILLTFMFLWNMLGALVLIPALSHFLLNPKTTATSPEAARGEKVAGSVEQGKRVNTQAVTAH encoded by the coding sequence ATGGTAGAGCAGAAATACAACAGCGGAATGCCGGTGGTTCCGGACCTCAAGGACTTTGACATGTCGTCCGGCGGGTTCTTTGAACGGGTGATCTTTAACAACCGCATTCTGGTGATCGTTGCCTGTTTGCTCGCTACTGTGGTGCTCGGTTTCTTCGCGACTCGACTGCAGGTCAATGCCAGCTTCGAGAAGATGATTCCGAGCTCCAGCCCTTACATCAAGAACTATCTGGCCTACAAGAGCGAGCTGCCGGGACTGGGCAATAGCATTCGCGTGGTGGTCGAGAACAAGCAAGGTGATATCTACAACCCGGACTACCTGCTCGCCTTACAGAAAGTCAACGACACGCTCTACCTAATTCCCGGCGTCGACCGGTCGTGGATGAAGTCGCTGTGGATGCCCATCGTTCGCTGGAAAGAGGTGACGGAGGAGGGCGTCGAGGGTGGTGCCGTGATGCCTGCCGACTACGACGGGAGCGAAGCCTCGATTAGTGCCCTGCGTCGTAATATTGCTCGCGCCGGCATCATCGGAGGCCTAGTGGCCAATGACGGCCGCTCCAGCATGATCGTCGCGCCCCTGCTAGATACCAACCCTCAGACTGGGGAGCCGCTCAACTATGGCGAATTCTCCAGGCAGCTTGAAGAACAGTTGCGCTCAATGGAGAGCGACAAGATTGGTATCCACATCGTCGGTTTCAGCAAGCTGGTTGGTGATCTGATCGACGGGCTCTACGCCGTCATGCTGTTCTTCGGCGCTTCTGTGATCATCGCCGCAGTGTTCGTTTATCTCTATACCCGCTGCCTGAGAAGTACTCTGCTGCTAGTCGGCATTGCCGTAGCAGGCGTGGTCTGGTTGCTCGGTCTGATGCAGTTGCTCGGCTATGAACTGGACCCTTACTCGATTTTGGTGCCGTTCCTGATCTTCGCCATAGGTGTTTCCCATGGCACCCAGAAGATGAATGGGATCCTGCAGGACATCGGTCGCGGCACACACAAGTATGTCGCCGCGCGCTATACCTTCCGCCGCCTGTTCCTCACAGGGCTAACGGCCCTGCTGTGCAACATCGTTGGGTTCGCGGTTCTGGTAATCATCGATATTCCGGTGATTCGTGATCTCGCGCTGACAACCAGCATTGGTGTGGCCGTGTTGATCTTCACCAAGCTGCTGTTGATTCCTGTGGCGCTCTCCTATATCGGCGTAAGCAAAAAGGCGGCGCGTATCGCTATCGAGAAGGATCGCGCTGGCGAGGAGAATCGCGGTTTCCTGGGGCACGTCTGGCATGGTCTCGATCGGTTTACTGAGCGCCGTTGGGCGACAGCAGTGATCGCACTATCTCTGGGTGTTACTGCGATTGGCAGCGTGGTCATGCTGGATCTCAAGGTTGGTGACCTTGATCCGGGGGCTCCGGAGCTACGCCCAGAATCACGCTATAACCGTGATAACGCTTACATTACCGCGCACTACGGGCTTTCCAGCGACCAGTTCGTAGTGATTATGAAAACCAGCGAAGACAGCTGCCGTCTTTACCAGTCGTTGCAAACAATGGACAAACTGGCTTGGCAGTTGCGTCAGACCGAGGGTGTACAGACCACTAACTCACTTGCCGAAACGGTGCGCTTCATCACTGCGGGGATGGCTGAGGGTAGTGGTAAGTGGCTGACCATCAGTCGTGATCAGGCGATCACCAACTCGTCGGTGGATGCCGCAATGATTTCGGCACCAGGTATCACTAACCAGAAGTGCTCAGTGACCCCGCTTATTGCCTATCTGGCGGACCATAAGGCCGATACGCTCAACCGGGTACTCAAGGTCACCGAAGATTTCGCCGCGCAACACAATACCGCCGCGGAATCTGAGCAGCCGTTGGAGTTCCTCCTGGCTGCCGGTAACGCCGGCATCGAGGCTGCGACCAACATTGAGGTTGAGAAGGGCATCGTCACCATGTATCTCGCGGTATACGGTGCCACGGCGCTGCTCTGCCTGCTGACCTTCCGCAGTTGGCGGGCCACTGTTGTCGCACTGATTCCGCTCCTTATGACCACAATCATCTGCAAGGCGCTGATGGTCTGGCTAGGTATTGGCTTGAAGGTGGCCACATTGCCAGTAATTGCAGTAGGCGTTGGCGTCGGCGTCGACTACGCGCTCTATTTGCTCAGCGTGCAGTTGGCTGTCCAGGAGCGTGGCGGCAGCTTGGCCGTGGCCTACCGGCGCTCGCTCGATTTTACGGGCAGGGTTGTGGCGCTCATAGGCTTGACGATGGCCGCAGGCGTCGTCACTTGGGCCTGGTCGCCCATCAAGTTCCAGGCCGACATGGGAATACTGCTGACCTTCATGTTCCTCTGGAACATGCTCGGGGCGCTGGTACTGATTCCCGCATTGTCACACTTCCTGCTCAACCCCAAGACCACTGCAACATCGCCTGAAGCTGCGCGAGGCGAGAAGGTCGCAGGCTCTGTGGAGCAGGGCAAGCGAGTGAATACCCAAGCGGTCACCGCACATTAG
- a CDS encoding TetR/AcrR family transcriptional regulator codes for MKTAVQNEPGKRNTIRRLIEAARQEFSEKGLSGVRMEEVASAAGVTKQLIYHYYGSKEGLFVAVLDECSERIMSELVGLEVDDLAPSEAMRTMLNHFFDQYREDPLLGSLAHEGIHYHNSHQTPRNRFLEMAPALIDKFDNILRRGAKSGDFKPDVNSRLFLATAALVTTDWFTNRYSMSTLAGLDTTSEEGMNTWRSYSADFILAGITLRHE; via the coding sequence GTGAAAACTGCCGTGCAGAATGAACCCGGAAAACGCAATACGATCCGCCGCCTGATCGAGGCGGCCCGCCAGGAATTCTCGGAGAAAGGCCTCTCCGGTGTACGCATGGAAGAGGTAGCCAGCGCGGCGGGGGTTACCAAGCAGTTGATTTACCACTACTACGGCTCCAAGGAGGGCCTGTTCGTAGCCGTGCTGGATGAGTGCTCGGAGCGGATCATGTCCGAACTGGTGGGGCTGGAAGTGGATGATCTTGCCCCCTCGGAAGCCATGCGCACCATGCTCAACCACTTCTTCGACCAGTACCGCGAGGACCCCCTGCTAGGTTCCCTGGCCCACGAGGGTATCCACTATCACAACAGCCACCAGACGCCGCGCAACCGCTTCCTGGAGATGGCGCCAGCGTTGATCGACAAGTTCGACAATATTCTGCGCCGCGGCGCCAAGAGCGGCGACTTCAAGCCCGACGTCAACTCTCGCCTGTTTCTCGCCACAGCTGCCTTGGTGACAACCGACTGGTTTACCAATCGCTATTCGATGTCCACTCTCGCCGGCCTGGATACCACCTCAGAGGAAGGCATGAATACCTGGCGGTCGTACTCGGCCGATTTCATCCTGGCCGGCATCACACTGCGACACGAATAG
- a CDS encoding VOC family protein yields the protein MFELLMSADMMVRDPDGMTEKLVDKLGVYKHERWRQAFDNHPYIAHFLRVHKSLAVAPTRIEPQWHLDKPNPGDPLFHDFLESLKDYQGHHRPMITHSIVLALHREKFAVLVDKLMRRRLPFRMAQRTPEMPFDRLWLGATPEKPYYQPSVDGGLCIEIMETEPLQMPPETYALPPAQPRDLAPGGMVRVTARGFLVRDLDETLRKVSANLDWEPNGPVEHLREEGYRRARMGFTVANSATLDVIEATYWNTDAGHYLNNWGPGPYYIRIGVNDLAAKAEDLRARGTAFEWIESSEAVGGRPLIKIDPKELDGQVFEFEECTA from the coding sequence ATGTTCGAATTGTTGATGAGTGCCGACATGATGGTTCGGGATCCTGATGGGATGACGGAGAAGCTGGTAGACAAGCTCGGTGTCTACAAGCATGAGCGCTGGCGCCAGGCGTTCGATAACCATCCCTACATCGCGCACTTCCTGCGTGTGCATAAGTCATTAGCTGTGGCGCCGACACGCATTGAGCCTCAATGGCACCTCGATAAACCGAATCCCGGTGATCCGTTGTTCCACGACTTCCTGGAAAGCCTCAAGGACTACCAGGGGCATCACCGGCCGATGATCACTCACTCCATCGTCCTTGCCCTGCATCGTGAGAAGTTTGCCGTACTGGTGGACAAGTTGATGCGCCGCCGCCTGCCGTTCCGCATGGCGCAGCGTACTCCGGAGATGCCGTTCGACCGCCTGTGGCTCGGTGCTACGCCGGAGAAGCCCTACTATCAGCCCTCGGTCGATGGTGGCCTGTGCATCGAGATAATGGAGACTGAGCCACTGCAGATGCCTCCGGAAACCTACGCCCTGCCACCGGCCCAGCCGCGCGACCTGGCGCCAGGTGGAATGGTTCGGGTGACCGCCCGCGGCTTCCTGGTACGCGATCTGGATGAAACTCTGCGCAAGGTTTCCGCCAACCTCGACTGGGAGCCCAACGGCCCGGTGGAGCATCTGCGCGAAGAAGGCTATCGCCGTGCGCGCATGGGCTTCACGGTGGCCAACAGCGCGACCCTCGACGTGATCGAAGCGACCTACTGGAACACTGACGCTGGCCACTACCTGAACAATTGGGGGCCGGGCCCGTACTACATTCGCATCGGCGTCAACGATCTGGCCGCCAAGGCTGAGGACCTGCGCGCGCGTGGCACTGCCTTTGAGTGGATCGAGTCGTCCGAGGCGGTTGGGGGGAGGCCGCTGATCAAGATCGATCCGAAAGAATTGGATGGTCAGGTCTTTGAGTTTGAGGAGTGCACCGCATGA
- a CDS encoding phytoene desaturase family protein, which produces MNNYNTDYDVIIVGGGTNGLSAGCYLGMDGKKVLVLEALDKIGGMASSGYLIPEAPQHLVHPCAMDMMSMRVHAHVPRELELERHGFKSIELSPGYVYLHPDGTSLVFWRDRQRTAAEIRRYSAKDADVFLEFMKVIDLFLDIALPMMRVDPARTNLMTKLKVVGTALKHRKLKPELMALMTGSAHQAARERFEHPVTISAMCALTGLAGDISADGGGIYYALLGFLHRFGVGRVIGGMQQLSNAMRARLEELGGHVMTSARVGEILASQGKVRGVRLVDGREFTARAVIAGCHPKVALEMVSAGEMPRNLLTRIAMAPANARGSGPLKVDLALDGQISVPRFEAARGDGVDLRKACLMIGTEEAVLENFAASSRGEVPRLPYITMVAPNSVDPSQSPPGQDVLYIYPPVMPVAPREGWDALRERVADQVVEQLSEYVEGIQGHVIGRWIEAAPDFTARLNTVNGCVVHIDTTSMRSSAMRPAYGLGGDTLPVEGLYLGSAGIHPGGGVNGMAGRLAANRVKRFLAKARQ; this is translated from the coding sequence ATGAACAACTACAACACGGATTACGATGTGATAATCGTCGGCGGCGGGACCAATGGTCTGTCGGCCGGCTGCTATCTGGGGATGGATGGCAAGAAGGTGCTGGTGCTCGAGGCGCTGGACAAGATAGGTGGCATGGCTTCATCGGGCTACCTAATTCCCGAGGCGCCCCAGCATCTAGTGCACCCCTGCGCGATGGATATGATGTCCATGCGCGTGCATGCCCATGTGCCCCGTGAGTTGGAGCTCGAGCGGCATGGTTTCAAGTCGATCGAGCTGTCGCCGGGCTACGTCTACCTGCATCCCGACGGTACCTCGCTAGTGTTTTGGCGCGATCGGCAACGGACGGCTGCGGAAATCCGTCGCTACAGCGCGAAAGACGCCGACGTGTTCCTCGAGTTCATGAAGGTCATCGATCTGTTCCTCGACATTGCCTTGCCGATGATGCGGGTCGATCCGGCGCGGACCAACCTCATGACCAAGCTGAAGGTGGTGGGCACCGCGCTCAAGCACCGCAAGCTGAAGCCCGAGCTGATGGCCCTTATGACTGGCTCCGCCCATCAGGCCGCGCGGGAGCGCTTCGAGCACCCGGTGACCATTTCCGCCATGTGCGCGCTGACCGGATTGGCCGGTGACATTAGCGCCGACGGTGGCGGCATTTATTACGCCCTGCTTGGTTTCCTCCACCGCTTCGGTGTCGGCCGGGTGATCGGTGGCATGCAGCAGCTCAGCAATGCCATGCGTGCTCGCTTGGAGGAGTTGGGTGGCCACGTTATGACCTCGGCCCGCGTCGGTGAAATCCTCGCCAGTCAAGGTAAGGTCCGAGGTGTCAGGCTGGTCGACGGGCGTGAGTTCACGGCGCGCGCGGTCATCGCCGGCTGTCACCCCAAGGTCGCGCTGGAGATGGTCAGTGCCGGGGAAATGCCGAGGAACCTGCTGACCCGCATTGCCATGGCACCGGCCAATGCCAGGGGCTCGGGGCCGTTGAAGGTCGACCTAGCGCTTGACGGGCAGATTTCCGTGCCCCGTTTCGAGGCGGCTAGGGGCGACGGCGTCGATCTGCGCAAGGCCTGCCTGATGATCGGTACGGAAGAGGCGGTACTGGAGAACTTCGCTGCCAGTTCCCGTGGCGAAGTGCCGCGCCTACCGTACATCACCATGGTCGCGCCCAACTCGGTTGACCCCTCGCAATCGCCGCCGGGTCAGGACGTGCTCTACATCTACCCACCGGTGATGCCGGTCGCCCCGCGCGAGGGCTGGGACGCACTCAGGGAGCGAGTGGCCGACCAGGTGGTCGAGCAGTTGTCCGAATACGTCGAGGGCATCCAGGGGCACGTCATCGGCCGCTGGATCGAGGCGGCACCGGACTTTACCGCCCGCCTGAACACGGTGAACGGCTGCGTGGTGCACATCGACACCACCTCCATGCGCTCCAGTGCCATGCGTCCGGCCTATGGGCTCGGTGGCGACACGCTGCCGGTCGAAGGGTTGTATCTGGGCAGCGCCGGCATTCACCCAGGAGGCGGGGTCAATGGCATGGCTGGACGTTTGGCTGCCAATAGGGTGAAGCGCTTCCTCGCCAAGGCCCGGCAGTAA
- a CDS encoding SDR family NAD(P)-dependent oxidoreductase produces MRFKDKVVLVTGAGRGMGRAIALAYAQEGARVVVSARTPRHGEETVAQITSLGGEAHLVGGDIADRAAVKAMVEGGMERFGALDILVHCAADTARGLISEMADDTFDHLVRSNIQSLFWLAKDCAPYLSRASDKGRVIFISSGEANRKYTPTLIPYSSSKAFMNAFARGLAVEFGALNILVNVIEPGLIGTDHMFESLGEEVPHRLAEHFPVPRLGQSTDIADAALFLTSNEASYITGTSLLVDGGATMVAMPKVEEILKGH; encoded by the coding sequence ATGAGGTTCAAAGACAAGGTGGTGCTGGTCACCGGCGCCGGACGTGGCATGGGACGCGCCATCGCCCTGGCCTATGCGCAGGAGGGGGCCAGAGTGGTAGTGTCCGCACGCACGCCACGTCATGGCGAGGAAACCGTCGCGCAGATCACGTCGCTGGGAGGCGAGGCCCATCTAGTCGGCGGCGACATCGCCGACCGCGCGGCTGTCAAGGCCATGGTCGAGGGTGGCATGGAACGCTTCGGCGCACTGGACATCCTGGTGCATTGCGCCGCCGATACGGCGCGTGGGTTGATTAGCGAGATGGCGGACGACACTTTCGATCATCTGGTGCGCAGTAATATCCAGTCGCTGTTCTGGCTCGCTAAGGATTGCGCCCCCTACCTTTCTAGGGCGAGTGACAAGGGACGGGTCATTTTCATCTCCTCCGGTGAGGCCAATCGCAAGTACACGCCAACGCTGATTCCCTACAGTTCCAGCAAGGCGTTCATGAACGCCTTTGCCCGCGGGCTGGCCGTAGAGTTCGGCGCGTTGAACATCCTGGTCAATGTGATCGAGCCGGGGCTGATCGGCACCGACCATATGTTCGAGTCTCTGGGCGAGGAAGTGCCACACCGTCTGGCCGAGCACTTCCCCGTGCCACGTCTGGGGCAGTCGACCGATATCGCCGACGCCGCGCTGTTCCTGACCTCCAACGAGGCCTCCTACATTACCGGCACCTCGTTGCTGGTTGACGGGGGCGCCACCATGGTGGCCATGCCGAAGGTCGAAGAAATTCTCAAGGGGCATTGA
- a CDS encoding enoyl-CoA hydratase/isomerase family protein, with protein MSAIDSLPQIINEAVRIERDAAVGWIVLTRPGQINAINDSIRQGVPQALAQLDKDPQVRVIVIRGEGERGFCAGADIKERRGVESSLQVRQRMEGSRWIESLDSMAKPVIAAIHGYCMGGGLELALACDIRFAAPNAIFALPETGLGLIPGGGGTQRLSRVVAPGRALDMLLTGDRMDAAEARQIGLVSRLAGSVESLLSEVAAFALRIANKPPAASAFVKQAARASLELDLKSGLNLELDLFALLAPTKDVKEAALAFSERREPRFTGE; from the coding sequence ATGAGTGCTATCGATTCTCTTCCTCAGATCATCAACGAAGCGGTGCGCATTGAACGTGACGCTGCCGTTGGATGGATCGTGCTAACCCGACCCGGGCAGATAAATGCGATCAACGATAGCATCCGGCAGGGCGTACCTCAGGCGCTGGCACAACTCGACAAAGATCCTCAGGTGCGGGTCATTGTTATCCGTGGGGAAGGGGAGCGTGGGTTCTGCGCAGGCGCCGATATCAAAGAGCGTCGCGGTGTTGAATCTTCTCTGCAGGTTCGTCAGCGGATGGAAGGCTCACGCTGGATCGAGTCGCTGGATTCGATGGCCAAACCCGTCATCGCGGCGATCCACGGGTACTGCATGGGGGGCGGTCTGGAGCTGGCATTGGCCTGCGATATTCGCTTCGCCGCGCCGAACGCAATCTTTGCACTGCCAGAAACCGGGCTTGGCCTGATTCCTGGTGGTGGTGGTACTCAGCGCCTATCGCGAGTTGTTGCGCCTGGACGGGCACTGGACATGCTCCTGACTGGTGACCGGATGGACGCCGCGGAGGCGCGGCAGATTGGCTTGGTGAGTCGCTTGGCCGGCTCCGTGGAATCCCTTCTCTCCGAAGTGGCTGCCTTCGCCTTGCGAATTGCCAATAAGCCACCGGCGGCCTCTGCATTCGTCAAGCAGGCGGCTCGCGCATCCTTAGAGCTGGATCTGAAAAGTGGTCTGAACCTGGAGCTCGATCTGTTCGCGTTGCTGGCCCCGACCAAGGACGTGAAGGAAGCTGCTCTAGCATTCAGCGAGCGCCGTGAGCCGCGTTTCACCGGCGAATAG